One window from the genome of Paramormyrops kingsleyae isolate MSU_618 chromosome 3, PKINGS_0.4, whole genome shotgun sequence encodes:
- the trmu gene encoding mitochondrial tRNA-specific 2-thiouridylase 1 isoform X1 codes for MGVVRHVVCALSGGVDSAVAALLLKRTGYHVTGVFMKNWDYLEERGVCTSEQDCEDAYKVCQILDMPFHQVSFVKEYWNEVFSNLLKEYQNGRTPNPDILCNKHIKFSHFFQYAIGTLGADAMATGHYARTSQEDDEVFQQRHTPRRQTLFRDRFEIRNPVRLYQGADIFKDQTFFLSQISQNALRHTLFPLAGLTKDFVRKLAAEAGFHHLLKKKESMGICFIGERNFDDFILEYLEPQPGNFVSIDDGKIMGEHRGWFTLTLGQRARIGGQKDAWFVVDKDVSTREVFVAPGTNHPALYRDTLRTARFHWIAEEPPAKLVHTKMMDCMFRFQHQMPLTPCTVVLNQDGSVWITIAQPIRALTLGQFAVLYRGDECLGSGKILRLGPTQHTLQHGRERMSTLADTNQSPEPAS; via the exons ATGGGCGTTGTGAGACACGTCGTGTGTGCCTTGTCAGGAGGCGTGGACAGCGCCGTAGCGGCTCTTCTGCTCAAACGCACAG GGTACCATGTAACAGGAGTGTTCATGAAAAACTGGGATTACCTTGAGGAGAGAGGCGTCTGTACCTCCGAGCAGGACTGTGAAGATGCCTACAAAGTGTGTCAGATACTAGACATGCCTTTTCATCAGGTGTCTTTTGTCAAGGAATACTGGAATGAAGTCTTCAG TAACCTTTTAAAAGAGTACCAGAATGGCAGGACACCCAATCCTGACATATTATGCAACAAGCACATTAAGTTCAGTCACTTCTTCCAATACGCCATCGGCACCTTGG GCGCTGATGCCATGGCGACAGGCCACTACGCCAGGACGTCCCAGGAGGATGACGAGGTCTTTCAGCAGAGACACACCCCCCGTCGCCAAACTCTATTCAGGGATCGGTTTGAGATCAGAAACC CGGTAAGGCTGTATCAGGGAGCAGACATCTTTAAGGACCAGACGTTTTTCCTCAGCCAgatctcccagaatgcactgcggcACACGCTCTTCCCGCTGGCGGGGCTCACTAAGGACTTTGTGAGGAAGTTGGCAGCGGAAGCAGGCTTCCATCACCTCCTAAAGAAGAAGGAG AGCATGGGAATTTGCTTTATTGGAGAAAGGAACTTTGATGATTTCATTTTAGAG TATTTAGAGCCCCAGCCTGGGAACTTCGTGTCAATCGATGATGGGAAAATCATGGGGGAGCACAGAG GCTGGTTTACCCTCACGCTGGGTCAGAGGGCAAGGATTGGAGGACAGAAAGATGCCTGGTTCGTGGTGGACAAGGACGTCTCCACACGAGAAGTGTTTGTG GCTCCAGGCACCAATCACCCAGCGCTGTACCGGGACACACTAAGAACCGCCCGGTTCCACTGGATCGCTGAGGAGCCGCCGGCGAAACTGGTCCACACCAAAATGATGGACTGCATGTTCCGCTTCCAGCACCAGATGCCTCTCA CACCGTGCACTGTGGTCCTGAATCAGGATGGATCTGTTTGGATCACGATCGCTCAGCCTATCAGGGCATTAACTCTGGGGCAG TTTGCAGTGCTCTACAGAGGGGACGAATGCCTGGGCAGCGGGAAAATATTGCGCCTGGGGCCAACGCAGCACACCCTGCAGCATGGCCGGGAACGCATGAGCACCCTTGCCGACACGAACCAATCCCCAGAGCCGGCCAGCTGA
- the trmu gene encoding mitochondrial tRNA-specific 2-thiouridylase 1 isoform X2 codes for MGVVRHVVCALSGGVDSAVAALLLKRTGYHVTGVFMKNWDYLEERGVCTSEQDCEDAYKVCQILDMPFHQVSFVKEYWNEVFSNLLKEYQNGRTPNPDILCNKHIKFSHFFQYAIGTLGADAMATGHYARTSQEDDEVFQQRHTPRRQTLFRDRFEIRNPVRLYQGADIFKDQTFFLSQISQNALRHTLFPLAGLTKDFVRKLAAEAGFHHLLKKKESMGICFIGERNFDDFILEYLEPQPGNFVSIDDGKIMGEHRGWFTLTLGQRARIGGQKDAWFVVDKDVSTREVFVAPGTNHPALYRDTLRTARFHWIAEEPPAKLVHTKMMDCMFRFQHQMPLICSALQRGRMPGQRENIAPGANAAHPAAWPGTHEHPCRHEPIPRAGQLKTCHVPSHHRHCPFHASRTEKEYAGQLTRDLFRFCVFYR; via the exons ATGGGCGTTGTGAGACACGTCGTGTGTGCCTTGTCAGGAGGCGTGGACAGCGCCGTAGCGGCTCTTCTGCTCAAACGCACAG GGTACCATGTAACAGGAGTGTTCATGAAAAACTGGGATTACCTTGAGGAGAGAGGCGTCTGTACCTCCGAGCAGGACTGTGAAGATGCCTACAAAGTGTGTCAGATACTAGACATGCCTTTTCATCAGGTGTCTTTTGTCAAGGAATACTGGAATGAAGTCTTCAG TAACCTTTTAAAAGAGTACCAGAATGGCAGGACACCCAATCCTGACATATTATGCAACAAGCACATTAAGTTCAGTCACTTCTTCCAATACGCCATCGGCACCTTGG GCGCTGATGCCATGGCGACAGGCCACTACGCCAGGACGTCCCAGGAGGATGACGAGGTCTTTCAGCAGAGACACACCCCCCGTCGCCAAACTCTATTCAGGGATCGGTTTGAGATCAGAAACC CGGTAAGGCTGTATCAGGGAGCAGACATCTTTAAGGACCAGACGTTTTTCCTCAGCCAgatctcccagaatgcactgcggcACACGCTCTTCCCGCTGGCGGGGCTCACTAAGGACTTTGTGAGGAAGTTGGCAGCGGAAGCAGGCTTCCATCACCTCCTAAAGAAGAAGGAG AGCATGGGAATTTGCTTTATTGGAGAAAGGAACTTTGATGATTTCATTTTAGAG TATTTAGAGCCCCAGCCTGGGAACTTCGTGTCAATCGATGATGGGAAAATCATGGGGGAGCACAGAG GCTGGTTTACCCTCACGCTGGGTCAGAGGGCAAGGATTGGAGGACAGAAAGATGCCTGGTTCGTGGTGGACAAGGACGTCTCCACACGAGAAGTGTTTGTG GCTCCAGGCACCAATCACCCAGCGCTGTACCGGGACACACTAAGAACCGCCCGGTTCCACTGGATCGCTGAGGAGCCGCCGGCGAAACTGGTCCACACCAAAATGATGGACTGCATGTTCCGCTTCCAGCACCAGATGCCTCTCA TTTGCAGTGCTCTACAGAGGGGACGAATGCCTGGGCAGCGGGAAAATATTGCGCCTGGGGCCAACGCAGCACACCCTGCAGCATGGCCGGGAACGCATGAGCACCCTTGCCGACACGAACCAATCCCCAGAGCCGGCCAGCTGAAGACCTGTCATGTGCCCTCGCATCACAGACACTGCCCGTTTCACGCGTCACGCACGGAGAAGGAGTATGCTGGCCAGCTGACTAGGGACCTGTTCCGTTTTTGTGTTTTCTACAGATAA